The Melanotaenia boesemani isolate fMelBoe1 chromosome 12, fMelBoe1.pri, whole genome shotgun sequence genome contains the following window.
TGGTCTTGGGGACTTGAtgggttgttgtttttaatgtaaagcactttgtattgcaaattattttgtacaaaaatgctttataaataaagtttgattgactgGTCCAGTATTTTGAAATGTAATATGTGGAACATGAGCAGAGGAAGAATCTATTCAACTTTGATGCAGATTGAGACGACTTTTCtcaaaactacaataaaaagaaacagataagataagaaatACTTTATTCCTTTGGAGGTAAACTTCACCTTGGATCAAAAACTgcctgattttcttcttttactcatttttgttttcaataatTAAAGAGTGATCATTTCTAATAAAACAACCATTTCGGAATTTGCTTTGGCATAAGATCCACTGTACTCCCTCCTGTCAGCTGATATAAAAGTTTCTACACAGGTCACTGACTGTCCGTATTAAACCTCAAACAAGCCTGTTTTTACACTTCAAACAATATATGTCTCATAGATTTGCCCATCTCTCCCTAAAAGATGATACAATGCACATCTAGACACAAGGCAGTAATACCCAATTCAGGGATGATTACTGTTAACACAACTGTTTGGTGTGACTCACTCAGATTCCACTCGGACATTtctttataaatgtttattatacttTGTAAAAGGCATTTTTAATAACTGTGGCAAATGATAGTTAAATTAGTGGAGGCATTTTATTAAATGCCAGATAATTGATATTTTATAAACAGGAAGACAatcattttttctttgacatCCAAATGATAAATGCCTTTTTGTAGTTTACCACAGTGTACAGGTATTCGGTATCATGTTTAAAAGAAGTCattcttgttttaaatttgtaaatCTTTAGCACTAAattgaataattaattaaaattctgGGATTCGGCTTGACACCTTACTTGTGAgtgtttaaagactttatttcATTGTTACTTCCTTCTTCTAAGATCCAAATGGCTTCCAGACATTACACTTGATGGTGCATTGTAATATGCATCTTCATTGGttgtcagacatttttttttgtttacctcACAACCCATGATAAGTTCATGTTTTCAATTCTAAAGCCAAGCGGGGAGTCTGGTAGGTTTgtttaaatggagtgccagtaCTGCTCACTCTGCATGTACTGGTGTAAACTGATGTGCATTTAAtcaattttcttttgtctgtgtaGGATCTGCATTAAAACCTTATTGGACCAGATTTTAATAGAATCAGGCCAGTTGGTTTCCATTCAGTCCAGGGATCTAGTGATGTAGTTACATCCTAATACAATACAATTGGTTGTATCAGTAACTCTTTACATCTAGAATTCAATTACAGTGAGATGCTAAAGGTGGTTAAAAGTTTTCATGcacaataaaacatgttatttgtGCCCACAGAGACTGTAAGTGGCCAGTTTGTGGGAAGGAGTTCTTCTAGCAGCTGATGCAACCACTCATACATGAATCATCTACttcttatttctctttttctgtctctgtccagCTGAAAAAAGCAGCAGTAGCAGTGTGGTGAAGCAGGGTGAGATGGAGCAGCGCGAGTGGCCTCGGGGCCGTTGGGCGCCCTGCTACATCGAGTTGACGCCTTGCGAGCTCCGGCTGTACACTCTGGACAGCAGTGCCAACCGTCAGCTGGGCACCGCCTACTCGCTGTCACACTGCCAGAGCGTCATCTCACCAGCACCCTGCAGCCAGTCCAGTCAGATCAGCCAGCCTGTAGACCAACGCACACTCCAGGCTGTGTTCTTCAACAGCACACGTCTCCAGCTGAGAGCATCCAACCAATGGGAAGCCATGGAGTGGAGACGGCTGATGTGGGAGAAGGTGCAGGCGACCAGACCTGTGAGACAGGAAAGCCGTCAGCATAAGAGCGAAGTGGAAAACCAACAGATGGCCAAATTTCCTGCGCCCATGTCGCCTTCCTCATCGCCTTCTCCATCTGGGCTTGACACCAGACCTGATGGCGACAGTGACACCCCTACATCAGCGGAGGCCACGCTCTCTCTTCAGTCTAGTACTGGTGTCCTGAGCAGACCCACCACCTTACCTCTGTTCACTCAGCGCTGTCAGGATGTCCTCAAAGCGGGTCTACTTCACCAGCTGATGGATCAGAACAAGTGGCGAGCCTTTACCTTTGTCCTGACCAGATCTGCTCTCCAGGCCTTCCCAACTGAAGGTTGCAGTTCTGTGTCTCAGCCTGTCCTCCAGTACTCCCTTGCATCCTGCTTAGCTGTACAACATGATCAGGACCTGGGGAACAGAGAGCCGTGGAACGATAACGGTGAAATTTTCCAGGCAGTTTTCCCCAAAATGATACTCAAACTTCGGGCAGACGATCGGCTGAAGGCTCAGGAATGGGTGGAGGTTCTGCGTGAGGCAGCAGGAGCACAGAGGCCTGGACAAGAAGAAGGGAAAGAACCAGGTGAAGGACCTCCAGGCCTTCAGGGAGTTCTGATCAGATCTAAACCGTCCAGGGACAGGAGGCAAAGGGAGGCCCAGAGAGCCAAGCGACAATCAGTCACCACCAGTTTCCTCAGTATTCTGACCTGCCTGGCTGTGGAGAAAGGGCTCACAGCTCAGAGCTTCAGGTGTGCAGGTGAGTAGCTTATGCAAACACATGCAGTCTCACAGGTTGTTGCTTAGATATGAGGAActgctcatgtttttctttattttcctttttcctatCCGTCTTGAGCACTGGAAAGCTCATGATTAATCAACATTAGTGTTCCAGCTGGAAAATAATGACATCAAAGTTCCTCCTGATGGGATTCAGTCAGACCATTTAAAGCTTAAAAATGGCAATAAAAgccttaaaatcaattctttaTTGAACAGGAAGCCAGCCGAGTGAGGGCAACACTGGTATTATatgatcatgtttttttcttccggTTAAAGGACAAGCAGCTAAATATTTTTAGTCCTACACGTAACTCTTGTGTTACTTTGAGTGCTGTACAGTCTAATTTTGGGTTGAACTTGCTGGAAAGTCCACTCCTGGGGAGACTGGCAGCTGTCTTGACTGTTTCTCACTTGAATAATCTCTGACcattaaaagataaatgtttGGAAATGACCTCATAACCCTTTCCAGATTAATGGGCTGTGACAGTTGTTTCTCTAAAATAATTTCTGATGTCATTCTTCCTTGACACCatgttaacacacctgaatgtttAAGAACAGTAAAGTGCCAAAACTTCTGCTTTCATAGAGCTAAACACTGGTGATCATCAGTTAAGTGTATTTGATTAGCAGCATCTAGCTGCTTCTATTCTACCTGTTTCTGTCACTTTATTGGTTGTTTTCTTACACCCTATTAGTCTTCCAACCAGACCTTTGGACAACCCCATAAATAGTAGGCGGTGCTTTTACTCTCCCTGGGAGTGAAATGTAGGTTTCCTCTCACTCTCCATTAGGAGGGCTTTGAATAATCACAGCTCACCTCCCTTTTTATTTGTAACAACTGGCTTATTAATGCAGGACTGTTTGAAAGGGCAGCTGAAACAGGAGCAAGAACTGAGGCTGTCTGGGGGCAACTGATGATAATTGGTGGGCTTAAAGCACCAGCGGAGAggaaaaatggatgaatgaatgattgagaGCGAGTGAAAGCAGCCTGGGGATGCTACAGTGGTCAGCTGGaagcatagtttttttttgtttgttttttttttttttttgggagggtTTCAGAGTAGAGCTGGATGGACGGGACAGCTGGatacatccattttctatacagaGCACACCTCTGTTCAATCACTGCATTTCTTTCCCTCCtgtcctccttttctttctttttttcctttcaccaGTTCATTCATGCTCGCAGcctttttcctctttatgtCTCCTGTTCTCCTGCTGCCCCCCTCATTTATTTGACAGTATCCCTTCTTAGCTTCCTGCAGTGTTAGTTAGCGGCCTCTGAAAGTTTTTCACAAGGTTTTGTAGAGGTTTAATGGCTTCCCATAGGTTTATAGttgttttactttcacttttatATGTGGAAATCAATCTTAACGTTTGTCTCATCTCCATTAAGAtaagaatttttaaatgtttctcctactttactttttttcttcacaatCTCCCTTTCCTTTCACCTTGAAtagtatttttttagtttttttatttaattttttttttttataaaaattaaacaatgcCTGCCtaagtattttgtttatttgtcaggacacattttgcttttatttgtttgaaaagtattgagtttaaaaaaaaaaaaaaggaaaaaaaagctttgagcTCTTTGCCTATTTGTTTAGGCCTCTGGTCAAAGAACGCATACCCATATTGAAATGAGTACATCTCCacaaccacaaggtctatttgaatacttttgaagtcatagtaaagggaacacAAAGCAATGATAAGACCACGAGTTTCCTAACTTGTATTTCCATCGTTGAAAGTGTAAGTACAGATACAAACAAACTCTACAAGTAAGGATCCATTCTACAAGCATGGAAATACAAGTTGGGAAATACAAGCCTCAAAGTACAACTAAATTTTACAAATCAAAAAGTACATACGAATTTACATAAATACGTCACTTCTAAACTTTACTCTTATTTTCTGACTTAAACTTATCTGTACTTGCAGATTTGGTTTGTACCTGTATTTGTTGTCATGGTTTCAAATATGGAGATACAAGTTACAAAACTGGAGATTATAAAACTCATGTCACTATCACAGCTCCATAAGACaacacttgtgagatttgttttaatgtttaaatatcaATTTAtctgttactggtgaagaataaattaaaatgacacaaaacacaaatgacAAAACGCTTCAGACTCacttaagaaaaatataaaaaagccattttcaggatgaatttaaaatcATATTACAATATGTAAACATTATCCCTGCAAAGGCCAACTGATAACGTTGAACAAAATGAGAGGTTTTAGTGCAGACAGTTCAGGcgaggtctccaaaatggccattttggcacGTTAGCACAGTTTGGCACCAACTTTTCTCAGGGGTCCCGAAATGTTCCAGCTTCACTTTTTAACTTGACACGAGAACtgcatttttattgtataaattaCACTATAAAattttttgtctaattttgaTGAGCATTTTCAGAAACTTTGATCATTTTGAAAAGTTTAGACAAACAGAAAGATCAGTTGATGTAGTCATTAAAACTTCAGAAGCTTAGTTAATCAGAAACATTTAttcctccctttttttcttttagggaaATCGGATCATTTAAAGGAGACACTACTTAAAGCAAGATCTCTTGATGGTTGCGATTGCAGTCCCACATGCTTTCCATGCATCTATAGTTTCCGCTGCTATTTCTTTGAACATGTTTCAAGTCCTTCCTTTGCATATGCATACGCCACCTCCAGCCATGTACATATTGAGTGATTggttatttaacattaaaatgcaaaatatatgCACCTAATTACATATGGGAACAGCTGCATTTTAGATTCCTTTTGAAGGAAATGGTGTTCGTTTGAAGACCGACTCCCCATCGCCCCATAATCTCtccccacacagacacacacacacacacacacacacacttgtatgGGCACATTGCGCAGTGTGTCCCCAGGGTTGGTGGCCCCTGTTGTTGCATTGGAGCACGTTCTCAGGCCCCTGATGGACCATGTGAGTCTATTGGGTGAGGTGGGGGAGGGTAGTGTGGTTTTGGTGAAGTGGGATTCAGAAGTTATGAGGGAACTGAAGATATAAGAGGTGGATTCACATCAAAAGATGGACAGTTTctttccaacacacacacacacacacaccttcttaCTCATACCACTCCCtatttgttcacattttcatttgagTGTTTGGTCTGTGTGAATGAGAAACATCAAAGCTCAAGCTTCTCTtgtcttttcagttttaattcgCACAtgtacatgacacacacacacacacacagagcagagtCCTGTCAGAGGTGTGGTGGTTTGAACCAGCGGCGGGCAGATGAAAGCGTGagtcctctttttttttgcccCTGATGTCATCTCTCTCTCGCCGCCTGTATCCCTATGCCTCTCTCTCTCAGTGTGAGCGGGTCAAAGTGACCCTCTCTCACTACAGAGAGCCGCGGTACAATCGGTGGACCTTTGAGCTAGGTTTGAATTCCCATTCATCTTTCCTTCTGTCCCTCTTTCTCTTCATCCTAGAAAGACGCATAAAAGATCAGAGACGAGTAGAAAACGCTGCTGATGGTGTcggatgtttcttttttttttttttttttttttttacacagctgAAACTGTATGTAGTTGCTCCAATATTTAACAGTATATTTTTTAATCCCCTTTTAActaatagtgtttttttttttttttttaagaagatacAATGCCAGAAGTTACTCTTTTTTTAGGCCAGTTAGAAGGTTGCAGTGTGTTTGAGGTGCGCtcttaaaataaatccacagaTGTACCTCCAGTTACCTTAAATGTTGTTCAGTTAACCTATCAGAAGCTTCCAAAGCAATGACGTCATCATCTGGACTTTCCCACATTGTTTAAAGGCATGGTAATCTTTATgtaagtaaatgtaaatatcatTGTGGCATTTtgcaaatattaataatttggGTAATCCTAACTGATCTAAAACTGGTCACGTTTTGTCTGATTTAACTTTTGattaaagtttgtgtttttaaaatatgtaaacttGTTGTTTCAactgttgtattttcttttctttttctttaagattGTTTTTGTGCTTGTTGAGGATTTGATCCAGAttatatcatttttttaaattagtaagTTTGGTGTTTCTTCCcttgtgtgtattttgtgtaaGGTTTCCCAACACACTGTGCCGAGGACCTTACAGAGTGCCTCTGCGGTGGTAGACATAGATTTACCACCATGTGTTTGTACGTGTGGGTGTGTTCTCCTTTTTCACTCATGATATAGAATTTGGGGTTAAGGTTAAAGGTTGTTTTTCAGTTTGCATATGTTTTTCGGGCGTCTTACGTCTGTGTCTTTGTTCCTGCGGTACCAACAGCAGCAGGCCAAATTTGAGGCCGCAGTTGGCCAGAAAGCCGGTCTGGTGGTCAGCTGCTTCCTCGAAGTGACACAGTGTTTCTGACTGTTAACCATCCCCTCAGCCCGCTGCTTCCCAACCAGTGGACTGTGGTTTCTTCTTTTCAAAGAGCATCCACCCCAAACAACAGTATGAGATCATTGCTGTAATTAGCCTACCTAGATCTGAGTTACACACATGTTTTTCATTGGAGTCCCTGGGCAAAGATAAGCTGTTTTCGTTCTCCTGGTATTTACGAGCAATAGATTCAGGCAAGGGAAAGCAGACATACTTTCAAAAGTTTTGGAAATGGATTCtaattatttaattagttttgctcatagtttttttttatatatataaagtttttaattatacattgaaaatgtcagaaagtgtAGGGTTCACTCAGATGTCAACCCATGTTGTGATTGAAGAAACATTACATTATAGTTTCAGTATATCAGAACTAAAGCTGCTTGTCTTATATCTACTATAATAAATAAAGGCTGTACAGAAGCACAGCTTCTCAAAGACCAATAAGATGTTCAAGGTGTGGGTCATGTGACTGACACGTGGATGATGCATTTACAAGACAAAGCTACAAGCTCACTTACCTGAATGATCAGATGTCAAGGGGtgacaaaagaaagagaatATGATACTTATTTTTACCAACTAGAAATGTAAAGACCTTTGATCCTGTTTCAAAACAGGTGTAGCATTTTAGACCTGGCAGatcaggagaaaaacaaagaaaaagtatgCGTAAGCTTTGCAATGTGACTGAACCtggaaaatactttaaaatgtgCTCAAACATCACTTTGATAGGTTGAGTGGTCATCTGGCCATCAGAAGGTTAATGATTTAATCATGACTTCTACATGTTGGCATGTCCTTTGCAGTGACTGATTCCCACATTCTAATTTGTTtatgactgagtgtgtgtgtatgagagagaAAAAGTATTGGCTAAAGGATTTTATGCTTAAGCCTGCTACTCCACAAGAAGAGAGgaatttgtgtattttatttaaggGGAAGAACAGCATCAAAGTTTGTTCTGGCCCAGCTAATTCAAGCTTCATGATAAGCTAAGTCCGCAGTGGGGTGGGGATTTGCGTGGGTAGTGTCCGTGTCTGTCTGCCTTACATGTTGTGTAGATTTTCATGCCTCCTCTATGCCTTGGTAGCTGTTTGTTACAGCAATCCATTCAAGCCTAAATCTTTCACACTGGCAGAAAAGTGAAAATGGCAACTTTTCGTATCCCTGCTTTTCCTCATTAACCACGCCTCTTTAAATTTCTGACCAATCAAACAATAGTTCTTAGACACCTCACAAAATAAACTTCTATCCTGATGATGTGACAAGAACAAGCTGTGAGAACTCCCAAACCAAgaccacaagaacaaaatgatgcCATTTTGTTCCCCCCACCTTAAGAACAGCATGTTCGACCTAAAGGACTTGAACATGGTTCTGCACCCGTTCTGTGTGGTGCTTTGCAAACACACTCATCTACTTGTTTTCGTGTTTTGTTGCCATTTGGGGGCAGTCTTGAAAATTTATGGAACAGTCTGAGTTGTGGGCTGATCATTTGTTGCGTTGTTGTTGGCGTGAAGAAGCCCGATACACACATGTCTCTACTCACAAACCACATGACCTGAAGAGGCTGCTGCTGATATGGTGGTGTCACTTCACCACAGAACCCCATAGAAGTCCAGAGCatgatttattttgaaaagaTGAATTTAGTCGTTTTAGAAAAGTAATTAATAACCATGtatgaataaaatgaacattttaactaaaaattcaaatgacTTAAAAGATGAGCGATGGTTCAGCCCACGTTTCAGTGTGTGTAACGTGAGTGATTTTTCCTTGTGTTATATAACGAAGACATTCAGCTCTGCATGCTGATTGCACCATTGTATGTGCTGCTCAGACATCAGATCACAGTCTATGATAGAAAAGTAGCTGAAAGAATTTCCTATTGTCTGCCTTCATCTTGTTTGATCTCTAGTCTTTGCAAGTTCATTCTTCCCTCCATCTGtcaattgttgtttttatttccatttcctcttcttccctctgtGCTGTTTCTTGTGTTGGATAAACGTGCTGACACATGTCCcctttatttttgccttttctttctttttttgtcaagcCTCTGAAAAAAAGGGAGATAAAAATCTCTCATTTCTTTTCTCCTTGAAAAACTCTTCATTCGCTGTTTTCCTCCAGGCTCCATGTTCTCTTAGATGCTGTGGATAAGGGACACCTGTTGCAGCGTTTCAGCGCTCAGCTGTTTGGGTGTGTGTGATCATGGAGCACGTCCGGGTGTTT
Protein-coding sequences here:
- the plekhm3 gene encoding pleckstrin homology domain-containing family M member 3 isoform X2, which gives rise to MEGLEQLDVVGDISPALEATEDFIHCVDRMQGQGSSQTQTSNHQPPRQPKQLPDVSSAALGKLSSSGVWGLLAGEQPEVGPLGLAWADNFSVLGLGVGLRHGKRSRARSTNDLAAHSKECTNNTGSNSSNTVFKKGHNRSRSDVNYRPSAYTDNGLPAVDSNTLKNMILNHQQEAEKSSSSSVVKQGEMEQREWPRGRWAPCYIELTPCELRLYTLDSSANRQLGTAYSLSHCQSVISPAPCSQSSQISQPVDQRTLQAVFFNSTRLQLRASNQWEAMEWRRLMWEKVQATRPVRQESRQHKSEVENQQMAKFPAPMSPSSSPSPSGLDTRPDGDSDTPTSAEATLSLQSSTGVLSRPTTLPLFTQRCQDVLKAGLLHQLMDQNKWRAFTFVLTRSALQAFPTEGCSSVSQPVLQYSLASCLAVQHDQDLGNREPWNDNGEIFQAVFPKMILKLRADDRLKAQEWVEVLREAAGAQRPGQEEGKEPGEGPPGLQGVLIRSKPSRDRRQREAQRAKRQSVTTSFLSILTCLAVEKGLTAQSFRCAGCQRPIGLSRGKAKVCYYSGWYYCQSCHQDNSFLIPARLLHNWDTSKHKVSKQAKEFLEFVYEEPLLDIQQLNPCLYEHCEALSTVLRLRQQLQSLRAYLFSCRATVAEDLRRRIFPREYLLQHIHLYSLADLQQVIDGKLAPFLSKVIKFASSHVFSCSLCREKGFICELCHDRQVIYPFQENATRRWKQTIS
- the plekhm3 gene encoding pleckstrin homology domain-containing family M member 3 isoform X3, which translates into the protein MEGLEQLDVVGDISPALEATEDFIHCVDRMQGQGSSQTQTSNHQPPRQPKQLPDVSSAALGKLSSSGVWGLLAGEQPEVGPLGLAWADNFSVLGLGVGLRHGKRSRARSTNDLAAHSKECTNNTGSNSSNTVFKKGHNRSRSDVNYRPSAYTDNGLPAVDSNTLKNMILNHQQEAEKSSSSSVVKQGEMEQREWPRGRWAPCYIELTPCELRLYTLDSSANRQLGTAYSLSHCQSVISPAPCSQSSQISQPVDQRTLQAVFFNSTRLQLRASNQWEAMEWRRLMWEKVQATRPVRQESRQHKSEVENQQMAKFPAPMSPSSSPSPSGLDTRPDGDSDTPTSAEATLSLQSSTGVLSRPTTLPLFTQRCQDVLKAGLLHQLMDQNKWRAFTFVLTRSALQAFPTEGCSSVSQPVLQYSLASCLAVQHDQDLGNREPWNDNGEIFQAVFPKMILKLRADDRLKAQEWVEVLREAAGAQRPGQEEGKEPGEGPPGLQGVLIRSKPSRDRRQREAQRAKRQSVTTSFLSILTCLAVEKGLTAQSFRCAGCQRPIGLSRGKAKVCYYSGWYYCQSCHQDNSFLIPARLLHNWDTSKHKVSKQAKEFLEFVYEEPLLDIQQLNPCLYEHCEALSTVLRLRQQLQSLRAYLFSCRATVAEDLRRS